The following proteins are co-located in the Candidatus Methanogranum gryphiswaldense genome:
- the gyrA gene encoding DNA gyrase subunit A, translated as MDGERRIIQQGIEQQMQRSYIDYSMSVIVGRALPDVRDGLKPVHRKILFAMSELGLQSNRPYKKSATVVGEVLGKYHPHGDSAAYESMVRMAQPFSLRYVLVDGQGNFGSVDGDSAAAMRYTEARLSKMSNDLLENLDKDTVDMVDNYDGSLKEPSVLPAKLPNLLVNGSDGIAVGMATKMPPHNLTEVCTAIKYTIDNPDVTTLELMDYVPGPDFPTGGTIYGRDGIVSAYETGRGKIKVRANTHFEDMPNGKVRIIVDEIPYQVNKAMLIENIADQVKNKTLENITDLRDESDRSGMRIVIELHKDALENVVLENLFKKTQMEVTYGIINLALVEGKPTLLGLKQLICYYLAHRKTVVARRTQYDLSQAEKRYHILEGLMKALDMLDETIALIRASDSAEEANSGLQTLLSIDQDQAKAILDMKLQKLTGLEIGSIKQEYDSLILVMNDLKDILSNEKRVLDIIKVELDEMVQSYGDKRRTTINVNALDVDLEDLIEKQDLVITISADNYVKSIPLNTYRQQARGGVGLIGMQTKEEDHVKSMFITSTHDYLMFITNHGRLHWLKGYKVPEGSRQSKGKPIINLLSDLEEGEKVEDTICVHDFPDDKYLVFCTKNGLMKKTSLSAYSNVRSKGIKAIKLEGDDELVETAITDGNEQIILASKKGFACRFNENDVRSTGRDTMGVKGMTLNKGDYVISMAAVRAGDKLLSVSENGYGKISEVDDYRLTRRGGKGVITIKTDERNGDVICVRKVNLDDQLLVTSKQGKIIRMFVNEIRETARNTKGVKIMDMRNDDKITAVQPLISDAEEEAKLPEA; from the coding sequence ATGGACGGAGAGAGAAGGATCATACAGCAGGGAATCGAACAGCAGATGCAGCGTTCTTACATCGATTATTCGATGAGTGTCATAGTTGGACGTGCACTGCCAGATGTACGTGATGGTTTGAAGCCCGTTCATAGAAAGATATTGTTCGCCATGTCTGAGTTGGGACTTCAGAGCAATCGTCCCTACAAGAAGTCGGCTACTGTGGTGGGAGAGGTCCTTGGTAAATACCACCCTCATGGTGATTCTGCCGCATATGAATCGATGGTGAGGATGGCACAGCCATTTTCCTTGAGGTATGTTTTGGTTGATGGACAGGGTAACTTTGGATCTGTCGACGGTGACAGTGCAGCAGCTATGCGTTATACTGAAGCACGTTTATCAAAAATGTCCAACGATCTTCTGGAGAATCTCGATAAAGATACAGTTGACATGGTCGACAATTATGATGGGTCTTTGAAAGAGCCTTCTGTGTTGCCGGCAAAGTTACCAAATCTCCTGGTCAATGGTTCTGATGGTATAGCTGTCGGAATGGCTACAAAAATGCCGCCACATAATCTAACTGAAGTATGTACGGCAATAAAGTATACGATAGACAATCCTGATGTGACCACCCTCGAACTCATGGATTATGTTCCAGGTCCTGATTTTCCTACAGGAGGCACGATCTATGGTCGTGATGGAATAGTATCTGCATATGAGACGGGAAGGGGAAAGATAAAGGTCAGAGCCAATACACACTTTGAGGACATGCCAAACGGCAAGGTCCGCATTATCGTCGATGAGATACCATATCAGGTCAACAAGGCAATGCTCATTGAGAACATAGCTGACCAGGTGAAGAACAAGACCCTCGAGAATATCACAGATCTTCGTGATGAATCGGACAGATCTGGAATGCGTATCGTTATAGAGCTTCACAAGGACGCACTCGAAAACGTGGTGCTCGAGAATCTCTTCAAGAAGACCCAGATGGAAGTAACGTACGGTATAATCAATTTAGCATTAGTCGAAGGAAAACCTACACTTCTGGGACTTAAGCAGTTGATATGCTACTATCTCGCTCACAGGAAGACGGTTGTCGCCCGCAGAACACAGTATGATCTGTCCCAGGCAGAGAAGAGATATCATATCTTAGAAGGTTTGATGAAAGCATTGGATATGCTCGATGAGACCATTGCATTGATACGTGCATCAGACTCGGCAGAGGAAGCCAATTCCGGTCTGCAGACCTTGTTGAGCATCGATCAGGATCAGGCTAAAGCAATTTTGGACATGAAGCTTCAAAAATTGACCGGGCTCGAGATAGGGTCCATAAAGCAAGAGTATGACAGCCTGATATTGGTCATGAATGACTTGAAAGATATCCTCTCTAACGAAAAGAGGGTGTTGGACATAATCAAAGTCGAACTCGATGAGATGGTCCAGTCCTATGGTGACAAGCGCCGCACCACGATCAATGTAAATGCATTGGATGTCGATCTGGAGGATCTCATTGAGAAACAAGACCTCGTGATCACGATATCAGCTGACAATTACGTCAAGAGCATACCTTTGAACACATACAGACAGCAGGCCCGCGGAGGAGTGGGGCTTATCGGTATGCAGACGAAGGAAGAGGATCATGTCAAAAGCATGTTCATAACCAGCACACACGACTACCTTATGTTCATAACGAACCACGGACGCCTTCATTGGTTGAAAGGGTACAAAGTTCCAGAGGGAAGCAGACAATCCAAAGGAAAGCCGATAATCAATCTCCTATCCGATCTGGAAGAGGGGGAGAAGGTGGAAGACACGATCTGCGTCCACGATTTCCCAGATGATAAATATCTGGTGTTCTGCACAAAGAACGGTCTGATGAAGAAGACCTCTCTTAGCGCATACAGCAATGTCAGGAGCAAAGGTATCAAGGCGATCAAACTGGAGGGAGATGACGAGCTCGTAGAGACCGCTATCACCGACGGAAATGAGCAGATAATATTGGCCTCCAAGAAAGGATTTGCTTGCAGATTCAATGAAAATGATGTTCGCTCCACCGGTAGGGACACGATGGGGGTCAAGGGAATGACCCTTAACAAAGGAGATTATGTAATATCCATGGCAGCGGTGAGAGCTGGTGACAAGTTGCTCTCGGTCAGTGAGAATGGATATGGAAAGATCTCAGAGGTCGATGATTATCGTCTGACTCGTCGCGGAGGAAAGGGTGTAATAACGATAAAGACCGATGAAAGGAACGGAGATGTCATTTGTGTCAGAAAGGTCAATCTCGACGATCAATTATTGGTCACCAGTAAACAGGGCAAGATCATACGCATGTTCGTAAACGAGATCCGTGAAACTGCACGCAATACCAAAGGCGTCAAGATAATGGATATGCGCAATGATGACAAGATCACTGCTGTACAGCCCCTGATCTCTGATGCAGAGGAAGAAGCGAAGTTACCCGAGGCATGA
- the gyrB gene encoding DNA topoisomerase (ATP-hydrolyzing) subunit B has translation MGGNQQEEYNADSLVVLKGLEAVRVRPGMYIGSTDSRGLHHLVYEVVDNSIDEIMAGFATRVEVIVNANGSVTVKDDGRGIPADFNHKEGKSGIEVCLTDLHAGGKFNHKTYKVSGGLHGVGVSVVNALSKKLEAIVEQNGKVYRQTYQMGIPDGPVEEIGVSDKHGTTITFYPDETVFETTEFDFSVLQNRFRNQAFLNKEATIIFTDARQEDPKSETYHYEGGVTEFVQFLNRSKTPVHPVPISMSGEREGVIIDIALQYTDGYNESVDSFVNSEHTTEGGTHLTGFRTALTKTINEYGKQKGLLKDVALDGSDVREGLTAIISIKMGDPQFESQTKSKLGSSVAQRAVSSLMNDKLSEFLMENPVVAVLVVKKAMSAYEGREAARKARDATRRKSLLESTSLPGKLADCSEKDPSKCEVYIVEGESAGGSAKQGRDRAFQAILPIRGKILNVEKARPDKLLDHEEIRNLVIAIGGGIGIDFDVSKIRYHSVVIMTDADVDGAHIGTLLMTLFYRQMKPLIEQGHLFIAMPPLYRIHKGKKQIYAFTEEEMQKAMVEMGPGANISRYKGLGEMNPQQLWETTMDPTTRVMKQVHIEDAMLADQMFSILMGDDVEPRREFIMEHAHEVVNLDV, from the coding sequence ATGGGTGGGAATCAACAAGAAGAGTATAACGCCGATAGTCTGGTCGTTTTGAAAGGGCTCGAAGCGGTCAGGGTCAGACCAGGGATGTATATCGGAAGCACAGATTCCAGAGGCCTCCATCATTTGGTCTACGAAGTAGTGGACAACAGTATAGATGAGATAATGGCGGGATTTGCGACAAGGGTGGAAGTAATTGTCAATGCAAACGGTTCTGTGACCGTTAAAGATGACGGAAGGGGCATTCCTGCCGATTTTAATCATAAGGAAGGAAAGAGTGGTATCGAAGTCTGTTTGACAGATCTTCACGCAGGAGGAAAGTTCAATCACAAGACCTACAAGGTCTCCGGAGGACTTCACGGTGTGGGAGTTTCGGTTGTCAACGCTCTTTCTAAGAAATTGGAGGCCATTGTAGAGCAGAATGGCAAGGTATACCGTCAGACATACCAAATGGGAATTCCCGACGGCCCTGTAGAGGAGATCGGAGTATCTGATAAGCATGGTACAACGATCACATTTTATCCAGATGAGACGGTTTTTGAAACAACTGAGTTTGATTTTTCCGTACTTCAGAACAGATTCCGCAATCAGGCATTCCTTAACAAAGAAGCGACAATAATATTCACGGATGCTAGGCAAGAGGATCCGAAATCAGAGACATATCACTACGAGGGAGGGGTCACGGAATTCGTTCAGTTCCTGAACAGGTCGAAGACCCCTGTTCATCCGGTACCCATATCCATGTCTGGGGAGAGAGAGGGCGTGATCATAGATATTGCACTCCAATACACTGATGGTTACAATGAGTCGGTGGATTCCTTTGTGAATTCTGAACACACCACCGAAGGTGGAACGCACCTTACAGGGTTTAGGACAGCACTCACAAAGACAATTAATGAATATGGTAAACAGAAAGGATTATTGAAGGATGTGGCTTTGGATGGATCCGATGTACGTGAGGGGCTCACCGCGATCATAAGCATCAAAATGGGGGATCCCCAGTTCGAGAGCCAGACAAAGTCCAAATTGGGAAGCAGCGTTGCCCAGAGAGCAGTATCAAGTTTGATGAATGATAAGTTATCCGAATTTCTTATGGAAAATCCGGTCGTGGCAGTGCTCGTTGTAAAAAAAGCCATGTCAGCTTATGAGGGCAGAGAGGCTGCAAGAAAAGCAAGGGACGCAACAAGGAGAAAATCATTGCTCGAGAGCACAAGTCTTCCAGGAAAACTTGCAGACTGTTCTGAAAAAGATCCTTCCAAATGTGAGGTTTACATCGTGGAGGGAGAATCTGCAGGAGGAAGTGCAAAACAGGGAAGGGACCGTGCCTTCCAAGCAATCCTCCCTATAAGGGGTAAGATCCTGAATGTCGAGAAGGCTCGTCCTGACAAATTGTTGGATCACGAAGAGATAAGGAATCTTGTGATCGCCATTGGAGGCGGTATCGGTATAGACTTCGATGTTTCCAAGATAAGGTATCACAGTGTCGTCATAATGACCGATGCAGATGTGGATGGTGCTCATATTGGAACACTTTTGATGACTCTTTTCTACAGGCAGATGAAGCCTCTGATAGAGCAGGGACATCTATTCATAGCAATGCCTCCGCTTTATAGGATACACAAAGGGAAGAAGCAGATCTACGCCTTTACCGAGGAGGAGATGCAAAAGGCAATGGTCGAGATGGGTCCAGGTGCTAATATAAGCAGGTACAAAGGTCTTGGAGAAATGAACCCTCAGCAGCTGTGGGAGACCACAATGGATCCTACGACCAGGGTAATGAAGCAGGTGCACATCGAGGATGCCATGCTCGCAGATCAGATGTTCTCCATACTCATGGGCGACGATGTGGAGCCCAGGAGAGAATTCATAATGGAACACGCTCACGAAGTAGTAAACCTGGATGTGTGA
- the thiC gene encoding phosphomethylpyrimidine synthase ThiC, producing MSTIMEEARRGVTPLIKEIAKKEKVSEEFVRNGISSGRICVPCNPNHDPIPNAIGENMSIKINVNLGTSRDIVDLESEVRKLNIAVKYGAHAVMDLSTGGDIDKIRARLLKECPVMMGSVPIYQTGLTAARRNAVVEMTEDDIFNGIEKHAKDGMDFMTVHCGITKESVSWLKKSDRYMDVVSRGGSFLTAWILHNDEENPLFKNFDYLLEMARKYEFTLSLGDGFRPGCIDDASDQAQIAELMTLGHLVKRARNANVQSMVEGPGHVPLEQIPMNIQLEKRLCHDAPFYVLGPLVTDIAPGYDHIVGAIGGAVAAQNGADFLCYLTPAEHLSLPDEDDVKEGVIASRIAAHVGDICRGKNREMDTFMAKARKKLDWDSMFEVCIDPDKAKKYRSRGCTEKQDGCSMCGDVCAVKIVNQYLIKENDITNKKEDC from the coding sequence ATGAGTACCATAATGGAAGAGGCCCGCAGAGGTGTAACGCCCTTAATAAAGGAGATCGCCAAAAAAGAGAAAGTCAGCGAAGAATTTGTAAGAAACGGGATATCCTCTGGTCGCATTTGTGTTCCGTGCAATCCAAACCACGATCCCATACCAAATGCCATCGGTGAGAACATGTCCATCAAAATCAATGTTAACTTGGGAACTTCCCGTGACATTGTAGATCTGGAAAGCGAGGTCCGTAAACTCAATATCGCTGTGAAATACGGTGCCCATGCGGTAATGGACCTGAGTACCGGCGGAGATATTGACAAGATACGTGCCAGACTCCTAAAAGAGTGCCCTGTGATGATGGGATCGGTACCGATATATCAGACAGGACTGACTGCTGCAAGGAGAAATGCCGTTGTAGAAATGACAGAAGACGACATTTTCAACGGCATAGAAAAACACGCCAAGGACGGCATGGATTTTATGACCGTCCATTGTGGGATAACGAAAGAAAGCGTGTCGTGGCTGAAAAAAAGCGACAGATATATGGATGTTGTCTCGAGAGGCGGATCGTTCTTAACCGCTTGGATACTACACAATGACGAAGAGAATCCACTGTTCAAAAATTTCGACTACCTGCTGGAAATGGCAAGAAAATATGAATTCACTCTATCACTAGGAGATGGGTTCAGACCAGGCTGCATAGATGATGCATCAGACCAGGCACAAATAGCAGAATTGATGACACTGGGACATTTAGTAAAAAGGGCAAGAAATGCTAATGTCCAAAGCATGGTAGAGGGTCCAGGACATGTACCTTTGGAACAGATCCCTATGAACATCCAATTGGAAAAAAGACTGTGCCACGATGCACCGTTCTATGTACTCGGACCATTGGTCACTGATATAGCACCTGGATATGACCACATAGTCGGTGCTATCGGAGGTGCTGTGGCCGCACAGAACGGTGCAGATTTCTTATGTTATCTCACACCTGCTGAACATCTTTCACTTCCAGATGAAGATGATGTGAAGGAAGGTGTGATCGCTTCAAGGATCGCCGCTCACGTTGGCGATATCTGTAGAGGCAAGAATCGTGAAATGGACACCTTTATGGCCAAAGCAAGAAAGAAACTTGATTGGGATTCCATGTTCGAAGTGTGCATAGATCCAGATAAGGCAAAAAAATACAGGTCCCGCGGATGTACCGAGAAACAGGACGGGTGTTCCATGTGCGGAGATGTTTGCGCAGTTAAGATCGTCAATCAATATTTGATAAAAGAAAACGACATCACCAATAAAAAAGAAGACTGCTGA
- a CDS encoding TIM barrel protein, giving the protein MRFGLAGYPSAGKTPEGSLKYTKELGLDALEVEFVRGARISEERAKVVGKTAEDLDIRLSCHAPYFISFNSDTQETRDKSIGWVMDTVHAAHNLRAYIIVIHAATYGKSPNTALSSVIDGLSKCKNMMDDEGIKDVILGIETMGKKGQFGTLKEISKVMDSVDGVRPVLDVAHVHARGVGCLKTRTDMQGLVDEYFPLCGSIAHFHISCIKYGEKGEISHLPLETKDPDLQILADVLEGSKQDCTFICESPLIEKDAVVFRNMFPSYRS; this is encoded by the coding sequence ATGAGATTTGGACTCGCAGGATATCCTTCGGCAGGTAAGACGCCGGAAGGTTCTTTGAAGTACACTAAAGAGCTGGGGCTGGATGCTTTAGAGGTAGAATTTGTACGTGGTGCAAGGATATCCGAGGAAAGAGCAAAGGTCGTAGGTAAAACCGCAGAAGATCTTGACATAAGGTTAAGTTGTCACGCCCCCTATTTTATAAGTTTTAACTCGGATACACAAGAAACACGGGATAAGAGTATAGGCTGGGTCATGGACACTGTACATGCGGCACACAATCTAAGGGCCTACATAATTGTAATTCATGCCGCAACCTATGGTAAATCGCCAAATACGGCTCTTTCATCGGTCATAGACGGTCTTTCCAAATGTAAGAATATGATGGATGATGAAGGGATAAAAGACGTCATCCTGGGTATCGAGACCATGGGAAAGAAGGGGCAGTTCGGAACACTAAAAGAGATATCGAAGGTTATGGATTCTGTTGACGGGGTCAGACCTGTCTTAGATGTTGCACATGTTCATGCCAGGGGCGTAGGCTGTCTTAAAACAAGGACAGATATGCAGGGCCTCGTGGATGAATATTTTCCTCTTTGTGGAAGCATAGCTCATTTTCATATCAGTTGTATAAAATATGGGGAAAAAGGTGAGATTTCGCACCTTCCATTGGAAACAAAAGATCCCGATCTTCAAATCCTGGCTGATGTTTTGGAAGGTTCCAAACAAGATTGTACATTCATATGCGAATCACCATTGATCGAGAAAGATGCTGTTGTCTTTCGGAATATGTTCCCATCCTATCGCTCTTAA
- a CDS encoding transcriptional regulator encodes MKTPCEVVVWYVLPTIRRELAKELVETYGLKQSYVAKMFGVTDAAISQYLKNKRGGSSVIESSEYYNLFEKEIKVSAKLLAEEKSDISIEMCRICTAIKAIGLLAKIYTDNTGTPAPKCAWGDHSLHIDI; translated from the coding sequence ATGAAAACGCCCTGCGAGGTAGTTGTATGGTATGTTCTTCCAACGATTAGAAGAGAATTGGCAAAAGAACTGGTGGAGACATACGGTCTTAAGCAGTCATATGTGGCCAAGATGTTCGGCGTCACCGACGCCGCCATATCTCAGTATCTTAAGAATAAAAGGGGCGGCAGTTCAGTCATAGAGTCTAGTGAATATTATAATCTCTTTGAGAAAGAGATCAAAGTTTCTGCCAAACTTCTGGCGGAAGAAAAATCGGATATATCCATTGAAATGTGTAGGATCTGTACCGCTATCAAGGCGATAGGGCTTTTGGCCAAAATATATACAGATAATACGGGAACTCCCGCGCCAAAGTGTGCTTGGGGAGATCACAGCCTTCACATAGATATATGA